Proteins from a genomic interval of Anatilimnocola floriformis:
- a CDS encoding LPXTG cell wall anchor domain-containing protein: MSALLLLDSAALLAQTGFAKTMLGYVAIGVLIAVGLALVLRPTSREAVDAKKKKK, encoded by the coding sequence ATGTCTGCCTTACTCCTCCTCGATTCCGCCGCGCTGCTGGCCCAAACCGGTTTTGCCAAGACCATGCTCGGCTACGTCGCCATCGGTGTCCTCATCGCCGTCGGCCTGGCACTGGTGCTGCGACCCACGAGTCGCGAAGCGGTGGATGCGAAGAAAAAGAAGAAGTAA
- a CDS encoding YceI family protein, with protein sequence MRTLALGLVLGFVTANVFAANAVPVDKGAAAISAANSKIAFVGTHSGDKPDPRVGGFGKFTGKVTVDSTGKLTGVTADIDATSIFTAIPKLTDHLKTADFLEVREYPTAKFESTKVTPGKEGTATVTGKLTLHGKTQEISFPVTYSMSAEGLSLKSDFTINRGEFGMTYGAGKVDDKVSLSVVVGEKTTAP encoded by the coding sequence ATGCGCACTTTGGCTCTGGGTTTGGTTCTTGGCTTCGTCACGGCGAACGTTTTCGCTGCCAATGCGGTTCCGGTCGATAAAGGCGCTGCTGCGATTTCGGCCGCCAATTCAAAGATCGCGTTCGTCGGCACGCATAGCGGCGACAAGCCCGATCCACGGGTCGGCGGCTTTGGCAAATTCACCGGCAAGGTGACGGTTGATTCCACAGGCAAGCTGACCGGCGTGACGGCCGATATCGATGCCACCTCAATCTTCACCGCCATTCCGAAACTGACCGATCACCTCAAGACGGCAGATTTCCTGGAAGTGCGCGAGTATCCGACCGCCAAGTTCGAATCGACCAAGGTCACGCCCGGCAAGGAAGGGACCGCGACCGTCACCGGCAAATTGACGCTGCACGGCAAGACCCAAGAGATCAGTTTTCCGGTCACGTACAGCATGAGCGCTGAAGGCTTGTCGCTGAAGAGCGACTTCACGATCAACCGCGGCGAGTTCGGCATGACTTATGGCGCTGGAAAGGTTGATGACAAGGTCTCGCTGAGTGTGGTGGTTGGTGAGAAGACCACGGCTCCGTAG
- a CDS encoding aminotransferase class IV: MSEPLAYLNGTLVPASQAAISVTDAGFMQGVTVAEQLRTFGGKLFELPRHLARLQRSLSIVGVELPISIDELAARAQELATHNHNLLQPGDDLGLSMFVTPGTYPTFAAAAPGSHPAAPVPFFCLHTYPLQFATWVQKYEQGETLVATDVRQVPSDCWPVELKCRSRMHYFLADRAARLKQPGARAIMQDQRGFVTEASTANLLIYRAAEGIVSPPRASILPGVSVAVLGELAAELKIPWSERDLTLADCEAADEILLCSTSPCVWPVTHFNGQTISQGTAGPIARQLLAAFSRRTGIDIERQAKQFSQRA, from the coding sequence ATGTCTGAACCCTTAGCTTATCTCAACGGCACACTCGTCCCCGCCTCGCAAGCCGCAATCTCGGTGACCGATGCCGGTTTCATGCAAGGCGTGACCGTTGCCGAGCAACTTCGCACCTTCGGCGGCAAACTATTCGAACTGCCGCGGCATCTTGCGCGACTGCAACGCTCACTCTCAATCGTCGGCGTCGAGCTGCCGATCTCAATCGACGAACTCGCCGCTCGAGCGCAGGAACTGGCGACGCACAATCACAATCTGCTCCAGCCCGGCGATGACCTAGGCTTGTCGATGTTCGTCACCCCCGGCACGTACCCGACGTTCGCTGCGGCCGCGCCTGGCTCACACCCTGCGGCTCCCGTTCCTTTCTTCTGCCTGCACACTTATCCATTGCAGTTTGCGACGTGGGTGCAGAAATACGAACAGGGCGAAACGCTAGTCGCTACCGATGTTCGGCAGGTTCCCAGTGATTGCTGGCCGGTCGAACTAAAGTGTCGCAGCCGCATGCACTACTTCCTCGCCGATCGCGCCGCGCGGCTGAAGCAGCCCGGCGCTCGCGCGATCATGCAAGATCAGCGCGGCTTTGTCACGGAAGCCTCGACGGCAAACCTGCTGATCTATCGTGCTGCCGAAGGAATCGTCTCGCCGCCGCGAGCCAGCATTCTTCCCGGTGTGAGCGTCGCCGTGCTCGGCGAATTGGCCGCCGAGCTCAAGATTCCATGGAGCGAGCGTGACCTCACTCTCGCCGATTGCGAAGCAGCCGACGAAATCCTGCTCTGCAGCACGAGTCCGTGTGTTTGGCCGGTAACGCACTTCAACGGCCAAACGATTTCGCAAGGCACGGCTGGGCCGATCGCCAGACAACTCCTCGCTGCGTTCAGCCGGCGGACCGGCATCGATATCGAACGGCAGGCGAAGCAGTTTTCGCAGCGTGCTTAG
- a CDS encoding peroxiredoxin, producing MAAIQVGDEAPDFTRVTQTGESISLHDFRGKQAVVVYFYPADNTPGCTAQACAFRDAYEDFVAAGAAVIGVSGDSLDSHQKFAEGKKLPFLLVSDADGELRKAYGVPKTMWVMPGRVTYVIDREGIVQQVFNSQLFATQHVKEALGTVRKMK from the coding sequence ATGGCTGCGATTCAAGTCGGCGATGAAGCTCCGGATTTCACCCGCGTGACGCAAACGGGAGAATCGATATCGCTGCACGATTTCCGCGGCAAACAGGCCGTGGTCGTCTATTTTTATCCTGCCGATAACACGCCGGGTTGTACGGCGCAGGCTTGCGCTTTTCGCGATGCTTATGAAGATTTCGTCGCCGCCGGCGCCGCGGTGATCGGCGTGAGTGGCGACTCGCTCGACAGCCATCAAAAGTTCGCCGAGGGAAAGAAGCTACCGTTTCTGCTGGTGAGCGATGCCGACGGCGAACTCCGCAAAGCCTATGGCGTCCCGAAAACAATGTGGGTAATGCCAGGCCGCGTGACCTATGTCATCGATCGGGAAGGGATCGTGCAGCAGGTTTTCAATTCACAGCTGTTTGCCACGCAGCATGTGAAGGAGGCGCTGGGGACGGTGCGCAAGATGAAGTAA
- a CDS encoding alkene reductase: MPTLLDPLVVGDWHLPNRVILAPLTRTRASAGRVPNAMMAEYYRQRAGAGLILTEATSVTPQGVGYPNTPGIWSPEQVEGWKLVTRAVHAAGGRILLQLWHVGRVSDPSYLNGESPVAPSAIAAEGHLHLLRPERPFAVPRALELHEIPGIVAAYKQGARYAQEAGFDGVEVHGANGYLLDQFLQDGSNKRTDEYGGSIENRARLLLEVTDAVTSVWGANRVGVHLSPRGDLYSMGDSNPAATFGYVAEQLGRRKLAFIAARESVGANRLGPTLKKKFGGVYIANEKFSLETANEALANHEADAVAFGQLYIANPDLPKRFALGAALNPPDPSTFYGSGPHGYTDYPALEEVEAAVA; the protein is encoded by the coding sequence ATGCCGACTCTACTCGATCCTTTGGTAGTGGGCGATTGGCACCTGCCGAACCGCGTGATCCTGGCCCCCCTGACGCGAACCCGGGCGAGTGCCGGCCGCGTGCCGAATGCGATGATGGCCGAGTACTATCGCCAGCGTGCCGGCGCGGGGCTGATCTTGACCGAAGCCACCAGTGTCACGCCGCAGGGCGTCGGCTATCCGAATACTCCCGGCATTTGGTCGCCCGAGCAGGTCGAAGGTTGGAAGCTCGTAACCCGCGCGGTGCACGCCGCCGGCGGTCGTATCTTGCTGCAGCTGTGGCATGTCGGCCGCGTGTCGGACCCCTCTTATCTCAATGGCGAATCGCCCGTCGCGCCGAGTGCGATCGCGGCCGAAGGCCATCTGCACTTGCTACGGCCCGAACGCCCCTTTGCCGTACCGCGAGCTCTCGAGCTGCATGAAATTCCCGGCATCGTCGCAGCTTACAAGCAAGGCGCTCGGTACGCTCAAGAGGCCGGCTTCGATGGCGTGGAAGTCCACGGCGCGAATGGTTACTTGCTCGACCAATTCCTGCAGGACGGCAGCAACAAGCGGACCGATGAGTACGGCGGCTCGATCGAAAATCGCGCTCGGCTATTGCTGGAAGTGACCGATGCAGTCACGTCGGTCTGGGGAGCGAATCGCGTCGGCGTGCATCTGTCGCCGCGCGGCGATTTGTACTCGATGGGGGATTCGAATCCAGCCGCGACGTTTGGTTATGTCGCCGAACAACTCGGTCGCCGAAAGCTGGCTTTCATTGCCGCCCGCGAATCGGTCGGCGCGAACCGCCTTGGCCCCACGCTGAAAAAGAAGTTCGGCGGCGTCTATATCGCCAACGAAAAGTTCTCGCTCGAAACGGCCAACGAAGCTCTCGCCAATCACGAAGCCGATGCAGTGGCCTTTGGTCAGCTCTACATCGCCAATCCCGATCTGCCAAAGCGGTTCGCACTGGGCGCCGCGCTCAATCCGCCCGACCCCAGCACATTTTACGGCTCGGGCCCGCACGGCTACACCGATTACCCCGCGCTGGAAGAAGTGGAAGCAGCCGTCGCGTGA
- the truD gene encoding tRNA pseudouridine(13) synthase TruD: MKLKCIPADFQVDELITSLRSNGGGFALYLLTKQSIGTLEAIDHIVNRWNIPRSQIAWAGLKDRHARTSQYVTIKGGPRQGMQAGQVDLKFLGYATRPVHPRDIVSNRFTVVIRDMDAAEITAAKQTLAEAERDGLPNYFDEQRFGSLGESGVFIAQPWCKGDYEKALWLALAEHNVHDRPDEREQKKILREHWGKWPEAKAALARSHTRSVITYLADKPIKPDFKRALALVRQDLRSLWLAAYQSHLWNQMLAAVLEANCRPEDLKRQRIARQDLPFFTALPPEHRGWMLDFQMPLPSARLHLEPGDLKDLIDDVMQAEGMELREVRVKFPRDAFFSRGERPAIFRPEELQHDTAPDELYPGRSKLTLKFTLRRGSYATIFVKRITGLAMEAEEEEEETPAEGAE, encoded by the coding sequence ATGAAGCTCAAATGCATCCCGGCCGATTTTCAAGTTGATGAACTCATCACTTCGCTGCGCAGCAACGGCGGTGGGTTTGCTCTTTACCTGCTCACCAAGCAATCGATCGGCACGCTCGAAGCCATCGACCACATCGTCAACCGCTGGAACATTCCGCGCTCGCAAATCGCCTGGGCGGGCCTCAAGGATCGCCACGCGCGCACCAGCCAATATGTCACCATCAAAGGCGGCCCTCGGCAAGGAATGCAGGCCGGGCAAGTCGATCTGAAGTTTCTCGGCTACGCGACGCGGCCCGTTCATCCGCGCGACATCGTTAGCAACCGCTTCACCGTCGTCATTCGCGACATGGATGCCGCCGAAATCACGGCTGCCAAGCAAACGCTGGCCGAAGCAGAACGCGACGGCTTGCCGAATTACTTCGATGAACAGCGGTTTGGTTCGCTGGGCGAGTCCGGCGTCTTCATCGCTCAGCCGTGGTGCAAAGGGGATTACGAAAAGGCCCTCTGGTTGGCCCTCGCCGAACACAATGTGCACGACCGGCCTGACGAGCGCGAACAGAAAAAGATACTGCGCGAACATTGGGGCAAATGGCCCGAAGCGAAAGCGGCTCTCGCCCGGTCGCACACGCGGAGCGTTATCACTTACCTTGCCGATAAGCCGATCAAGCCCGATTTCAAACGAGCGCTCGCGCTAGTGCGACAAGACCTCCGCAGCCTGTGGCTCGCCGCTTATCAAAGTCACCTGTGGAATCAAATGCTGGCCGCCGTGCTCGAAGCCAACTGCCGGCCCGAAGATCTCAAGCGGCAACGCATCGCTCGGCAGGATCTGCCGTTCTTCACCGCACTGCCGCCGGAACATCGCGGCTGGATGCTCGATTTTCAAATGCCCTTGCCGTCGGCCCGATTGCATCTTGAGCCTGGCGACTTGAAAGACCTGATCGACGACGTGATGCAGGCCGAAGGCATGGAGCTCCGCGAGGTGCGCGTGAAATTTCCCCGCGACGCCTTCTTCAGCCGCGGCGAACGCCCCGCGATCTTCCGCCCTGAAGAATTGCAGCACGACACCGCCCCCGATGAGCTCTATCCCGGCCGCAGCAAGCTGACGTTGAAATTCACGCTCCGCCGCGGCTCGTACGCGACGATCTTCGTCAAACGCATCACCGGCTTGGCTATGGAAGCCGAGGAAGAGGAAGAAGAAACGCCCGCCGAAGGCGCAGAATAA
- a CDS encoding UxaA family hydrolase produces MLAVAGQRTDVVHLHPQDNIVVAARHLAAGETVAVGDGQSITLSQPIKLGHKIALVPVAKGEYVRKYGQIIGTTTSAAEPGDWIHSHNLSNGDFVRDYAKAQEIPAPPTPIVGRTFQGFRRKDGRSGTRNYIGIVSSVNCSATVSKYIAEKFDKNVLKDYPNIDGVIALRHGGGCGLQYGGLQHNILARTLAGMARHPNIGGYLIIGLGCENASIGYLLDSQSLLQIDGSGKRHLPPVLSMQDLGGTAKTVEAGIKMLAELLPQVNDVRREPIPISEIILGTNCGGSDGNSGVTCNPALGVASDMLVAGGGASVLAETTEIYGAEHLLTRRAKSVEVADKLLERIQWWLWHTGLYGVEIDNNPSVGNKEGGLTTIAEKSLGAVAKAGSTALTDVYQYAEQITAKGFSVMDTPGFDPPSVTGLVAGGCNMIVFTTGRGSCFGCKPVPSIKVASNTPMYERMIDDMDINAGEILHGKSVDEVGREIFEKIISVASGEQTKSEQLGYGDEEFVPWQIGPTL; encoded by the coding sequence ATGCTTGCTGTTGCCGGTCAGCGGACCGATGTCGTTCATCTTCATCCGCAAGACAATATCGTCGTCGCCGCTCGCCACTTGGCCGCCGGCGAAACGGTCGCTGTCGGAGACGGACAATCGATCACGCTGTCGCAGCCTATCAAGCTGGGCCACAAGATCGCCCTCGTGCCGGTCGCCAAGGGTGAGTACGTTCGCAAGTACGGCCAGATCATCGGCACGACCACTTCGGCTGCCGAGCCGGGGGATTGGATCCACAGCCATAATCTGAGCAACGGCGATTTCGTTCGCGATTATGCGAAAGCTCAGGAAATTCCCGCGCCACCGACGCCGATTGTCGGCCGAACCTTTCAAGGCTTCCGTCGCAAGGATGGCCGCTCGGGAACGCGCAATTACATCGGTATTGTCTCGAGCGTGAATTGCTCGGCGACGGTTTCGAAGTACATCGCCGAGAAGTTCGATAAGAATGTGCTCAAGGATTATCCGAACATCGACGGCGTGATCGCGCTGCGGCACGGCGGCGGTTGCGGCCTGCAATACGGCGGGTTGCAGCACAATATTCTCGCTCGCACGCTGGCCGGTATGGCGCGGCATCCGAACATCGGTGGCTATCTGATCATCGGCCTCGGCTGCGAAAACGCATCGATTGGTTATCTGCTCGATTCGCAAAGTTTGTTGCAAATCGACGGCAGCGGCAAACGGCACCTGCCGCCGGTCCTCTCGATGCAAGATCTCGGCGGCACGGCGAAGACCGTGGAAGCTGGCATCAAAATGCTCGCCGAGTTGCTGCCGCAGGTGAACGATGTTCGCCGCGAGCCGATTCCAATCAGCGAGATCATCCTCGGCACGAACTGCGGCGGCAGCGACGGCAATAGTGGCGTGACATGCAATCCGGCCCTCGGCGTCGCTTCCGATATGCTCGTCGCCGGCGGCGGCGCGAGCGTGCTGGCCGAGACGACGGAAATTTATGGCGCCGAGCATTTGCTCACTCGCCGCGCGAAGTCGGTCGAGGTGGCCGATAAGTTGCTCGAGCGGATTCAATGGTGGCTGTGGCACACCGGTTTGTACGGTGTGGAAATCGATAACAACCCATCCGTCGGCAACAAGGAGGGTGGTCTGACGACGATCGCCGAGAAGAGTCTCGGCGCTGTCGCGAAGGCCGGCAGCACCGCACTGACTGATGTCTATCAATACGCCGAGCAGATCACCGCCAAGGGTTTTTCCGTGATGGATACGCCCGGCTTCGATCCGCCGAGCGTGACGGGCCTCGTCGCTGGCGGCTGCAACATGATCGTCTTCACCACAGGCCGCGGCAGCTGCTTCGGCTGCAAGCCCGTGCCGTCGATCAAGGTGGCGAGCAACACGCCGATGTACGAACGGATGATCGACGACATGGATATCAATGCCGGCGAAATTCTGCACGGCAAGAGCGTCGACGAGGTGGGCCGCGAGATCTTCGAGAAGATCATCAGCGTTGCTAGCGGCGAACAGACGAAGAGCGAGCAGCTGGGCTACGGCGACGAAGAATTCGTGCCCTGGCAGATTGGCCCGACCCTCTAG
- the xylB gene encoding xylulokinase, producing MAHFLGIDIGTSGTKTLVVSEDGKILAEAAQGYGLAMPKPLWTEQNPEDWWQATIATVRAAVKKAKLKPADIKAIGLSGQMHGSVFLDKNHQVVRPALLWNDQRTKAECDEIEQRAGGRKKLIQMVANPALTGFTAPKILWLRNNEPKNFAKTVKVLLPKDDIRRRLTGEYATEVSDASGMLLLDVAKRNWSTKLLEKLELDPSMFAKVYESEEVTGKLTAAAAKELGLTTDCVVVGGAGDCAANAVGTGVVEGGILSNSLGTSGVMFVHSDQMQVDPQGRLHTFCHAVRGKWHMMGVTLSAAGSLQWFVEKICSEVNAKKNAYDIINEEAAKAPRGSEGLFFLPYLSGERTPHADSNARGSFVGLTLSHGRGHLARSIMEGVAYSLRDSLAILAEMKVPVKQIRASGGGAKSPLWRQIQADVFGQEVVTINAEQGPAYGVALLAAVGAGSYKNIQEACAATISVVSRTPADKKAIPIYDRGFPIYQQLYQSLKKDFVAIAGLG from the coding sequence ATGGCTCATTTTCTCGGCATCGATATCGGCACCTCGGGCACCAAGACGCTGGTCGTGAGCGAAGACGGCAAGATCCTCGCCGAAGCGGCGCAGGGCTACGGCCTCGCGATGCCCAAGCCGCTGTGGACCGAACAGAACCCAGAAGATTGGTGGCAAGCGACCATCGCCACCGTGCGAGCCGCTGTGAAGAAGGCCAAGCTCAAGCCCGCCGACATCAAAGCGATCGGTCTCTCAGGCCAAATGCACGGCAGTGTGTTTCTCGACAAGAATCATCAGGTCGTTCGCCCCGCGCTGCTGTGGAACGATCAGCGCACGAAAGCCGAGTGCGATGAAATCGAACAACGGGCCGGCGGGCGAAAAAAGCTGATTCAAATGGTCGCCAATCCCGCGCTGACCGGCTTCACCGCGCCGAAGATTCTCTGGCTGCGCAACAACGAGCCGAAGAATTTTGCCAAGACGGTGAAAGTGCTCCTGCCGAAAGACGACATTCGTCGCCGCCTGACCGGCGAGTATGCCACCGAGGTGAGCGACGCCAGCGGCATGCTGCTGCTCGATGTGGCCAAGCGAAACTGGAGCACCAAGCTGCTCGAGAAGCTCGAACTCGATCCCTCGATGTTCGCGAAGGTTTATGAATCTGAAGAAGTTACCGGCAAGCTGACTGCCGCAGCCGCGAAGGAACTCGGCTTGACGACCGATTGCGTCGTCGTCGGCGGCGCCGGCGATTGTGCAGCCAACGCGGTCGGCACGGGCGTTGTCGAGGGAGGCATTCTCTCGAACAGCCTCGGCACGAGCGGCGTGATGTTTGTGCATAGCGACCAGATGCAAGTCGATCCGCAGGGTCGGCTCCACACGTTCTGTCACGCGGTTCGGGGCAAGTGGCACATGATGGGAGTCACCCTCAGCGCTGCCGGTTCGCTGCAATGGTTCGTGGAAAAGATCTGCAGCGAAGTGAATGCCAAGAAAAACGCTTACGACATCATCAACGAAGAAGCCGCGAAAGCTCCGCGCGGCAGCGAAGGTTTGTTCTTCCTGCCGTATCTTTCCGGCGAACGAACCCCGCACGCCGATTCGAATGCCCGCGGCAGTTTCGTCGGCCTCACGCTCTCGCATGGCCGCGGCCATCTCGCCCGGTCGATCATGGAAGGTGTCGCCTATTCCCTCCGCGACAGCCTGGCGATTCTCGCCGAGATGAAAGTCCCGGTGAAACAAATCCGCGCTTCGGGCGGCGGCGCAAAGAGCCCGCTGTGGCGTCAAATCCAAGCCGACGTCTTCGGCCAGGAAGTCGTGACGATCAACGCCGAGCAAGGCCCGGCCTACGGCGTGGCGCTGCTCGCGGCCGTCGGCGCGGGCTCATACAAGAACATTCAGGAAGCGTGTGCCGCCACCATTAGCGTCGTCAGCCGCACGCCCGCGGATAAGAAAGCGATCCCGATCTACGACCGCGGCTTTCCGATTTACCAGCAGTTGTATCAATCGCTGAAGAAGGATTTTGTGGCGATTGCGGGGTTGGGGTAG
- a CDS encoding CHAT domain-containing tetratricopeptide repeat protein, translating to MTLIRRNCFPFLCFLFLLATTSATAFGQLDPDTYNGLIDGWQAALEAGKYREAEQYALQIKANDERFARGKVFWKTALAGAYFGQGKYREAVPLYKDYLDYARKNSANSESLVEALSDLGAAYLQMGDYDNARPLLKESIDLGNQILGREHATTLLGVNNLALLSLQTGDLKDAATRFSDIVQAHHRTNNQSPTRIAAILNLVDVYVRQGRYQKGEDLAQYGLKTAESLGVGFDHPVTLKLIQNYANVMCHQNRSADVVALLEQATTQAQKVMGANHPDYAFMLADLANCYSDVGQHEKATEANARSLRILQTQLGANHHKLLVVNSSLAWDLIFVGKFAAAEKQLRSVLPADDAKYTAGQFDAAVARITLSEALVRQNKFAEAEKILEAALQYLEQEGAALDSQHHAWRNLARVDWAVGKKERALERISKALDIAESTRLYSSGSEFDRAGTFGWFNYTYELLLGWQMEAGDFDACFSTMERARARSYLEAINQSGVDLFAGKSADERKKLDERRAELRGRLSTLWAQLQELPDASPKESAAIKDRREKLVSELRTARGALYQFESELRTASKSYQRQLSTNDGSVKTADARSKLLGKNSLLVSYFIGTVHSYVLTVSPTDVQMLELVVLPGEAKELGIEFGQLTRERLQAALQGNGKTAVLPMLTSRADSVELNKRLHALWKVLVPQELRPAFSTDKFERLIVLADGPLALLPLETLVVESDPAAKYLLDVSPPIAYAPSTAVLLRLVERQAKPATDYRVLTLGDPLYDRRPANATSAQPRSTPSRAAAFRGGLKPLPASGLEARWVADAYKKAGAQVTSLIGADATEAAIRKNAQGKQLLHFACHGMSENAYGNFFGMLAVAPGNSTTDPKDDGMLTLAELDELDLSACELAILSACLTNHGPEQQGEGIWALSRGFIIAGARRVMASNWVVDDKAGASLVSITCSDLAKAREKGELADYALALREGKRWVRKQEKWSHPFYWAPLVLIGSN from the coding sequence ATGACGCTGATTCGCCGGAATTGTTTTCCATTTCTCTGCTTCCTCTTTCTGCTGGCGACGACCTCCGCGACCGCCTTCGGCCAGCTAGACCCCGATACCTACAACGGCTTGATCGACGGCTGGCAGGCTGCGCTCGAAGCGGGCAAGTATCGCGAGGCGGAGCAATACGCCCTGCAGATCAAAGCCAACGACGAGCGTTTCGCGCGCGGCAAGGTGTTTTGGAAAACAGCGCTCGCGGGCGCCTACTTTGGGCAAGGCAAATACCGCGAAGCCGTGCCGCTCTACAAAGACTATCTCGATTATGCCCGCAAGAATTCTGCGAATAGCGAGTCACTGGTCGAAGCCCTGTCCGACCTCGGCGCTGCCTATTTGCAGATGGGCGACTACGACAACGCTAGGCCGCTACTCAAAGAATCGATCGATCTGGGAAATCAGATTCTGGGGCGCGAGCACGCAACCACACTGCTGGGTGTCAACAATCTCGCGCTGCTCAGTCTTCAAACCGGCGACTTGAAAGATGCCGCGACGCGCTTCAGCGACATCGTGCAGGCGCACCATCGCACGAACAATCAGAGCCCAACTCGAATCGCCGCCATTCTCAACCTGGTCGATGTCTATGTTCGCCAAGGCCGATATCAGAAGGGCGAAGATCTAGCCCAGTATGGATTAAAAACCGCCGAGAGCCTCGGGGTCGGCTTCGATCATCCGGTAACGCTCAAGTTGATTCAGAACTACGCCAATGTGATGTGCCATCAGAATCGCTCGGCCGATGTGGTGGCGCTGCTCGAGCAAGCAACGACTCAAGCTCAGAAGGTGATGGGCGCGAATCATCCCGACTACGCATTCATGCTCGCTGACTTGGCAAATTGCTATTCCGATGTTGGTCAGCACGAGAAGGCGACCGAGGCCAATGCTCGTTCGCTGCGTATTTTGCAAACGCAACTGGGAGCCAATCATCACAAGCTGCTGGTAGTCAACAGCAGCCTGGCTTGGGACCTGATTTTTGTCGGGAAATTTGCGGCGGCCGAAAAACAATTGCGCAGCGTGCTGCCAGCCGATGATGCGAAGTACACGGCTGGTCAGTTCGATGCCGCCGTGGCCCGCATCACGCTTTCGGAGGCGCTGGTACGACAGAACAAGTTTGCCGAGGCGGAAAAAATTCTGGAGGCCGCGCTCCAGTATCTCGAGCAAGAGGGAGCGGCGCTCGATTCCCAACATCATGCCTGGCGAAACCTGGCCCGCGTCGACTGGGCCGTCGGCAAGAAGGAGCGAGCGCTGGAACGAATTTCCAAAGCGCTCGACATTGCCGAATCCACGCGTCTGTATAGCAGCGGCTCGGAGTTTGATCGCGCCGGCACGTTCGGCTGGTTCAACTACACGTATGAGTTGCTGCTGGGTTGGCAAATGGAAGCCGGCGACTTCGACGCTTGCTTTTCGACCATGGAGCGAGCGCGGGCCCGTTCCTATCTCGAAGCGATCAACCAGAGCGGCGTAGATTTATTCGCCGGCAAATCGGCCGACGAGCGAAAGAAACTCGACGAGCGCCGGGCAGAGCTTCGCGGCCGACTTTCCACGCTGTGGGCTCAGCTGCAAGAACTCCCCGATGCCTCGCCCAAAGAATCCGCGGCGATCAAAGATCGCCGCGAGAAGCTGGTGTCGGAACTGCGCACCGCCCGCGGCGCGCTGTATCAATTCGAGAGCGAACTGCGGACTGCCAGCAAGAGCTATCAACGGCAACTATCTACCAACGACGGCTCGGTGAAAACCGCCGATGCCCGCAGTAAGTTGCTCGGCAAAAACTCGCTGCTGGTGAGCTATTTCATCGGCACGGTTCATAGCTATGTCCTGACCGTGTCGCCCACCGACGTGCAGATGCTCGAGCTCGTTGTGCTGCCCGGCGAAGCCAAGGAACTGGGAATCGAATTTGGTCAGTTGACGCGCGAGCGGTTGCAAGCGGCGCTGCAAGGAAACGGCAAGACCGCCGTTCTGCCCATGCTGACATCGCGAGCCGATTCCGTCGAATTGAACAAGCGCCTGCATGCCTTGTGGAAAGTGCTCGTTCCCCAGGAACTGCGGCCAGCATTTTCTACGGACAAGTTCGAGCGCCTGATCGTGCTAGCCGATGGTCCGTTGGCGCTGCTGCCACTCGAAACGCTGGTCGTCGAGTCTGATCCAGCGGCAAAGTATCTGCTCGACGTCAGCCCGCCGATTGCCTACGCTCCTTCGACCGCTGTTTTGCTGCGGCTCGTCGAACGCCAGGCGAAACCAGCAACCGATTATCGGGTGCTGACCTTGGGAGATCCCCTCTACGACCGCCGGCCGGCGAATGCCACTTCGGCGCAACCTCGCTCGACTCCGTCGCGAGCAGCCGCCTTTCGCGGCGGGCTCAAGCCGTTGCCGGCATCGGGCCTCGAGGCGCGGTGGGTTGCCGATGCGTATAAGAAAGCGGGCGCGCAAGTAACAAGTCTCATCGGAGCCGACGCAACGGAAGCCGCTATTCGCAAGAACGCCCAGGGCAAACAGCTGCTGCACTTTGCCTGTCACGGCATGAGCGAAAACGCCTACGGAAATTTCTTCGGCATGCTCGCCGTCGCTCCCGGTAACTCCACCACCGACCCGAAAGACGACGGCATGCTGACCTTGGCCGAACTCGACGAGCTCGATCTATCCGCCTGCGAGCTCGCCATCTTGAGCGCTTGCTTGACGAACCACGGCCCCGAACAACAGGGCGAAGGCATCTGGGCCTTATCACGCGGCTTCATCATCGCCGGCGCCCGGCGTGTGATGGCCAGCAACTGGGTCGTCGACGACAAAGCCGGCGCGAGCCTGGTGAGCATCACGTGCTCTGACTTAGCGAAAGCCCGCGAAAAGGGAGAGCTCGCCGATTACGCGCTCGCATTACGTGAAGGCAAACGTTGGGTTCGCAAACAAGAAAAATGGTCGCACCCATTCTATTGGGCGCCGCTGGTTCTCATTGGCTCGAACTGA